The Pseudochaenichthys georgianus unplaced genomic scaffold, fPseGeo1.2 scaffold_988_arrow_ctg1, whole genome shotgun sequence genome includes a region encoding these proteins:
- the stx5a gene encoding syntaxin-5a isoform X2, translating into MTCRDRTLEFQSACKSLQGRPNGVQPSKPALSALRQRSDFTVMAKRIGKDLSNTFAKLEKLTILAKRKSLFDDKAVEIEELTYIIRQDINSLNKQIAQLQDLVRSRAAPGGRHIQTHSKTIVVSLQSKLASMSNDFKSVLEVRTENLKQQRSRREQFSQPPASSSPLMANNFKSSVLMQDESRSLGDVAIDMDSQSNPLQLQLIDEQDSYIQSRSDTMQNIESTIVELGSIFQQLAHMVKEQEETIQRIDANVEDTQLNVDGAHTEILKYFQSVSSNRWLMIKIFLVLVVFFIIFVVFFA; encoded by the exons ATGACGTGCCGTGACCGGACCCTCGAGTTCCAGTcggcctgtaaatctctccagGGCAGACCG AATGGAGTCCAGCCCAGTAAACCGGCTCTCAGCGCCCTCAGGCAGCGCAGTGACTTCACAGTTATGGCCAA GAGAATTGGAAAAGACTTGAGCAATACATTTGCCAAACTGGAAAAGCTCACCATTT TGGCAAAAAGAAAATCTCTGTTTGACGACAAGGCAGTGGAGATCGAGGAGCTAACGTACATCATCAGACAA GACATCAACAGTCTAAACAAACAGATAGCACAGCTGCAGGACTTGGTGAGATCCCGCGCTGCTCCGGGCGGCCGACACATCCAAACCCACTCTAAGACTATAGTGGTGTCTTTACAG TCCAAACTGGCTTCAATGTCCAATGACTTCAAATCAGTCCTAGAAGTTAGAACAGAG AACCTGAAGCAGCAGCGCAGCAGGAGAGAGCAGTTCTCCCAGCCCCCTGCATCCTCTTCTCCTCTGATGGCCAACAACTTCA AGAGCTCGGTCCTGATGCAGGATGAGTCCAGGAGTTTGGGGGACGTAGCCATCGATATGGACTCTCAGAGCAATCCCTTGCAGCTCCAGCTTATTGATGAGCAG GACTCGTACATCCAGAGCCGGTCCGACACCATGCAGAACATCGAGAGCACCATCGTGGAGCTGGGCTCTATATTCCAGCAGCTGGCTCACATGGTCAAGGAGCAAGAGGAGACCATCCAGAG GATTGACGCTAACGTTGAAGACACCCAGCTGAACGTGGACGGCGCTCACACAGAGATCCTCAAATACTTCCAGTCAGTCTCCTCCAACCGCTGGCTGATGATCAAGATCTTTCTCGTCCTCgtcgtcttcttcatcatctTTGTCGTCTTCTTCGCTTAA
- the stx5a gene encoding syntaxin-5a isoform X1, which yields MTCRDRTLEFQSACKSLQGRPNGVQPSKPALSALRQRSDFTVMAKRIGKDLSNTFAKLEKLTILAKRKSLFDDKAVEIEELTYIIRQDINSLNKQIAQLQDLVRSRAAPGGRHIQTHSKTIVVSLQSKLASMSNDFKSVLEVRTENLKQQRSRREQFSQPPASSSPLMANNFRSRKKGAQEPHAARDPRNGYQGNTTSNLKESSVLMQDESRSLGDVAIDMDSQSNPLQLQLIDEQDSYIQSRSDTMQNIESTIVELGSIFQQLAHMVKEQEETIQRIDANVEDTQLNVDGAHTEILKYFQSVSSNRWLMIKIFLVLVVFFIIFVVFFA from the exons ATGACGTGCCGTGACCGGACCCTCGAGTTCCAGTcggcctgtaaatctctccagGGCAGACCG AATGGAGTCCAGCCCAGTAAACCGGCTCTCAGCGCCCTCAGGCAGCGCAGTGACTTCACAGTTATGGCCAA GAGAATTGGAAAAGACTTGAGCAATACATTTGCCAAACTGGAAAAGCTCACCATTT TGGCAAAAAGAAAATCTCTGTTTGACGACAAGGCAGTGGAGATCGAGGAGCTAACGTACATCATCAGACAA GACATCAACAGTCTAAACAAACAGATAGCACAGCTGCAGGACTTGGTGAGATCCCGCGCTGCTCCGGGCGGCCGACACATCCAAACCCACTCTAAGACTATAGTGGTGTCTTTACAG TCCAAACTGGCTTCAATGTCCAATGACTTCAAATCAGTCCTAGAAGTTAGAACAGAG AACCTGAAGCAGCAGCGCAGCAGGAGAGAGCAGTTCTCCCAGCCCCCTGCATCCTCTTCTCCTCTGATGGCCAACAACTTCA GGAGCCGCAAAAAAGGGGCCCAGGAGCCGCATGCAGCTCGCGATCCGCGCAATGGTTACCAGGGCAATACAACCTCAAATTTAAAAG AGAGCTCGGTCCTGATGCAGGATGAGTCCAGGAGTTTGGGGGACGTAGCCATCGATATGGACTCTCAGAGCAATCCCTTGCAGCTCCAGCTTATTGATGAGCAG GACTCGTACATCCAGAGCCGGTCCGACACCATGCAGAACATCGAGAGCACCATCGTGGAGCTGGGCTCTATATTCCAGCAGCTGGCTCACATGGTCAAGGAGCAAGAGGAGACCATCCAGAG GATTGACGCTAACGTTGAAGACACCCAGCTGAACGTGGACGGCGCTCACACAGAGATCCTCAAATACTTCCAGTCAGTCTCCTCCAACCGCTGGCTGATGATCAAGATCTTTCTCGTCCTCgtcgtcttcttcatcatctTTGTCGTCTTCTTCGCTTAA